A stretch of Mytilus edulis chromosome 11, xbMytEdul2.2, whole genome shotgun sequence DNA encodes these proteins:
- the LOC139494122 gene encoding uncharacterized protein: MPKQNKKSPSQKNREDKLRKRLARHKLGTEESKDIPRPASQQLFTVANPNSQSQQPTTSKIDSQKFSTVSIQFKPGLTVKKRKSQDTNLFATTSTTDIPTEPARTKELNWFCEYLNDQDMRNIHKKSLYSPKHSKNLNASLPGLTQQKLNNLSTRKKSKCPQNRRTENEKRNLTRKERRNIPEVKDQENARRNETRSHRRSMNEVKEQESVRRNITRQKRRCIPEVKEQESARSNITRQKQRSIPEVKEQESARSNITRKKRRSIPEVKEQESARSNITRQKRRCIPEVRDHGNAKRQKTRQDRRSIPEVKEQESARRNITRQKRRSIPKVRDKEKTSRQKWRHTYNRNKKRNTSQQTFKDKKEK; this comes from the exons ATGCCTAAGCAGAACAAAAAATCACCCAGTCAGAAGAATAGGGAAGACAAGCTACGGAAGAGGCTTGCACGTcat AAACTAGGTACAGAGGAATCCAAAGACATTCCAAGACCAGCATCTCAACAACTATTTACTGTGGCCAATCCCAACTCACAAAGTCAACAGCCAACAACTTCTAAAATTGACAGTCAAAAGTTTAGTACAGTTTCTATACAATTTAAACCTGGACTTACAGTG AAAAAGAGAAAAAGTCAGGATACTAATTTGTTTGCGACCACTTCTACTACAGATATTCCTACAGAACCTGCTAGAACCAAAGAACTGAATTGGTTCTGTGAATATTTAAATGATCAAGACATGAGAAATATCCATAAGAAAAGTTTATACAGTCCAAAACATTCTAAAAATCTAAATGCCTCTCTTCCAGGACTTACACAACAAAAACTAAACAATTTATCTACACGAAAAAAAAGTAAGTGTCCTCAGAATAGACGGACAGAAAATGAGAAGAGGAATTTAACTCGCAAAGAACGACGAAACATACCTGAGGTTAAGGATCAGGAAAATGCTAGAAGGAATGAAACTCGTTCACATAGACGAAGCATGAATGAAGTTAAAGAACAAGAAAGTGTGAGGAGAAATATAACTCGTCAAAAACGACGCTGTATACCTGAAGTTAAAGAACAAGAAAGTGCTAGGAGTAATATAACACGTCAAAAACAACGCAGTATACCTGAAGTTAAAGAACAAGAAAGTGCTAGGAGTAATATAACACGTAAAAAACGACGCAGTATACCTGAAGTTAAAGAACAAGAAAGTGCTAGGAGTAATATAACACGTCAAAAACGACGCTGTATACCTGAAGTTAGAGATCATGGTAATGCTAAAAGACAAAAAACTCGTCAAGATAGACGCAGTATACCTGAAGTTAAAGAACAAGAAAGTGCTAGGAGAAATATAACACGTCAAAAACGACGCAGTATACCTAAAGTTAGAGATAAGGAAAAAACAAGTAGACAAAAATGGCGACATACCTATAACAGgaacaaaaaaagaaacacatcTCAACAGACATTCAAGGATAAAAAAGAAAAGTGA
- the LOC139495433 gene encoding chromosome partition protein Smc-like yields the protein MERVNKIKSSATKAKGVSLQIVGMLFKVKKNGKVSEEHMNTVSDLTDEITTLMDDVNHNADSVKTNLTKTDEELKEAQKKIEGLRNENLSLRKKISEARRDQYEAQDKCKKLKRDLDSSQEVLHAMSFDEDMDDLNDSAGQPPSDSAAQPPSNTDSQ from the coding sequence ATGGAAAGGGTGAATAAAATTAAAAGTTCTGCCACCAAAGCAAAAGGGGTGTCGCTGCAAATTGTGGGCATGCTTTTCAAAGTAAAGAAAAATGGGAAAGTTTCAGAAGAGCATATGAACACTGTCAGTGATTTGACTGATGAAATCACAACTTTGATGGACGATGTAAATCATAATGCTGATTCAGTTAAAACCAATTTAACTAAAACTGATGAAGAGTTAAAGGAGGCTCAAAAGAAAATTGAGGGTTTGAGGAATGAAAACCTAAGTTTAAGGAAAAAAATTTCTGAGGCAAGACGTGACCAATATGAGGCACAAGATAAATGCAAAAAGTTGAAAAGAGACCTTGATTCTAGCCAGGAAGTTCTTCATGCAATGTCGTTTGATGAAGACATGGATGATTTGAATGATTCAGCTGGACAACCACCATCCGATTCAGCTGCACAACCACCATCCAATACAGACTCGCAATAA